A stretch of DNA from Gemmatimonadota bacterium:
TCCGCGAGCCGCACGTCCAGGATATCTGCGTGGACAATGGACACGCCGGGCACGCTGCCCAGCTCCGCGCGCAAGGCCCGAGCCAGTTGGTCGTCCTTCTCGATGGCGACGAGGCGGCGAACCTTTCCCGCCAGGTGCCGCGTCAGCGCGCCCGGGCCCGGGCCGATCTCGAGCACTTCGTCCGCAGCCCCGGCACGCACTGCCGCCACGATCTTGAGCTGGATGTTGGGATCGACCAGGAAGTTCTGCCCGAGGGAGCGCTTGGGGCGCACGGGAGGCGGCTCACGCAGCAGGAGGCGACTGTATGCCGGCCTGCGGGGTCTCCGCTCGCTCTCGCGAACGCCCGCGTCGCGCGAGCACCCGACCGCGAATCGGGACCCCATCTGGCGGTGGGCCGCGCCCGCCGCGGTCAGGCCCTGACCAGCAGGGCGCTGCGGTCATCGGGCGGCCCGGCCCAGGGCGCGTTTTCGGCCAGCGCGAAGAGGCGCGCCACGATCTCGGCGGGCGGCCGCTCTCGCAGTGCCAGCACCTCAGCCAGCAAACTGGCTTCATCGCCGATGCCGCCGGCACCGGCAAAGGCCTCGGCCAGCCCGTCCGTGAAGAGGCAGAGCAGGTCGTCTCCACGCTCCCAACGCGCGTCACCTTCAGTGTACTGCGCCCGGGGCAGCGTGCCCAGCGGCGGGTTCGTGGCCGCCAGCCGGACGACCTCGCCGCCACGCCGCACAATGAAGGCATGCGGGTGGCCGGCATTGGCGTAGACAATGCGCCCGGCGGCGGGGTCGATCACGCCGTAGAAGAGCGTGAGGTACGTCTCCGTGGTCTGCAGCTCGTCCGCCAGGGCAGCGTGCACCCGGCGCAGCACTTCCGCAGGGGGCCCACCCTCCTGGGCGTAGATGGCAACCGCGCTCAGGGTCATGGCCATCATGAGTGCTGCGGAGAAGCCGTGCCCGGAGACATCGCCAATGACCGCGCCCAGGCGCTCGCCGGAGAGGCGGAAAAGCTGGTAGAAGTCGCCGCCCACCGAGTCCGCGGGAGCGCAATGCGCCGCCACCTGCGCGGGGCCGGGGAAAACCGCCGTGGCCGGCAGCAGCTTGAGCTGTAGGTCATGTGCTAGCTCCATTTCCTGGAGCAGCCGCTCCTGGCGCAGACTCTCCTGCACCAGCCGCTGCGTCTCGAGCGCCGCGCCGACCTGGCTGGCCACCGCGGTCAGCAGCTTCAGGTCGCTCGCGTGAAAGCGTTCGTGACTCGTGCCGCCCACCAGCGTAATGACACCCACGGTGCGCGTCCCGCCCTCGGGGGGCGTGTAGTTGATGGGTACGGAAAGAAACGCCTCCTGCCCGTGCGGCTGCGGCTCGAGCCGCGTGCCACGCGGCCATGGGCTGCCGCGCTCGAGGTTCAGCGGCTGGCGCTCGCGGAACACGCGCGCCGTGACGGAAGTGGGGTGGTCCACCGGGATGGGTCCGCCCAGCCCCTCCGCCCCGACGCACGCCGCCAGGTAAAGCTGATTCGAGGCCGGCGTGTACACCCAGAGCGAGGCGCGGCGCGCGCCCATCACGTCGGCTACCTCGTGCAGGATGCGGCTGGCGGCGTCCTCGAGGGAGAGCACGGAGCCCAGGATCTCGCTGATCGAGTAGAGCAGGTTGATCTCCTCGTAGCGCTCTGCCAGCTCGCGCGC
This window harbors:
- a CDS encoding SpoIIE family protein phosphatase — encoded protein: MTASLLAELAPLPPGVASLLDSFSHGHPGVTLRLWAAGDGERLRLYPAEEAAGAAALTAAPRARALRLPDSPGLELEVAGGDVAEPEIAFLAHAVGLALGHEREARSAARELAERYEEINLLYSISEILGSVLSLEDAASRILHEVADVMGARRASLWVYTPASNQLYLAACVGAEGLGGPIPVDHPTSVTARVFRERQPLNLERGSPWPRGTRLEPQPHGQEAFLSVPINYTPPEGGTRTVGVITLVGGTSHERFHASDLKLLTAVASQVGAALETQRLVQESLRQERLLQEMELAHDLQLKLLPATAVFPGPAQVAAHCAPADSVGGDFYQLFRLSGERLGAVIGDVSGHGFSAALMMAMTLSAVAIYAQEGGPPAEVLRRVHAALADELQTTETYLTLFYGVIDPAAGRIVYANAGHPHAFIVRRGGEVVRLAATNPPLGTLPRAQYTEGDARWERGDDLLCLFTDGLAEAFAGAGGIGDEASLLAEVLALRERPPAEIVARLFALAENAPWAGPPDDRSALLVRA